DNA from Massilia antarctica:
ACAGACCCGCCACAACGCCGGCTTCTGGCTGGTCGACAACCTCGCCAACAGCCTGCCCGGCTGCCGCCTGCAGCGCGAGACGCGCTTTAACGCCTTCGTGGCGAAAACCTCGGTGGCCGGCCACGACGTGTTTTTGCTCGAACCGCAAACCTATATGAACCGTTCCGGGCAATCGGTGGGCGCGCTGGCGCGCTTTTACAAGATCAACCCCGATGAAGTGCTGGTCGTGCACGACGAACTCGACCTGGCGCCGGGCGCGGTCAAGATGAAGAAGGGCGGTTCCAGCGGCGGGCACAACGGCCTGAAAGACATCACCGCGGCGCTCGGCACCCAGGATTACTGGCGCTTGCGGCTCGGCATCGGCCATCCGCGCACGCTCGGCTCGCAGCAGCCGGTGGCCGACTTCGTGCTGCACCGGCCGCGCAAGGAAGAGCAGATCCTGATCGAAGACGCCATCGACAAGAGCTTGCGCATCCTGCCGCTGGCGGTCGAAGGCAAGTTCGATATCGCGACGATGCAGCTGCATACGGTGTGACAGCGGGCGTCAGCCGCCCTTGACGATGACCTGGCTCTTGAGGTCGCGCATCATGCGTTCGAGCAGCGGACGCATGCGCACGTAGTCGGCCGGGGTGCAGATCATGCCGGCATGGCGGAAGCGCAGGCTGCGCCGGACGTGCACCGTGTTGGCCTGGCGCGCGTAACTGGCCTGGTACGACAGGCCGGCGCCAGCCAAGGACAGCGCTTTCGGCAGCGCCACGATGCGGATGCCGGGCGCGAATCCGATCGCGATATCGTCGGCGGCATCGATTCCCGGACAGATAAAGTCTTGCGTGCGGGTTTTTTCCTGTGCCATCCCCGCCACCTCCTCGCCCAGTCCGCCCCAGAAATTGAAGCTGGTCGCCACCCCGGCCGGCCCCGGCAGGTCGGCGACGTTGTCGCTCACGCCGGCAAAGCCCATGCGGTACTCGTCGCCCTCGCCGTCGAGCAGGCCGGCATCGAACCTGCCATCGCCGTGCTGGCCCAGGGCTTGCAAGGTGCGCTCGACGAACAGGTCGCGCTCGGCGGGTGTCGTGTCGCGCACGGCCTGGCGGTAAGGCTCGGCGATCGCGCCGCCGGCCGTGCGCACCACCTTGAAACTGCCGCGGCCACTTGTGTCCACCTCGAAGCGCGCCAGGGTCCGGTTGATCTCCGGCTGCATGGAGGGCGTCTGCGCCAGCTTGCCCGTCTTGGCCAGCAACACTGGTTTACCGAGCGCGGCCGGCGGAAGATAGCCGGCGGCGACCGCATCCGAGGTGGAATCGAGGTACAGGTCGAGCGCGGCAATGTAGGTGATCACGTGATTGAAGATGCCCAGGGTGGGCGCGTCCGGCAGGCGGTAGGCATTGCCGCTGTTGATCAGGGCGGCGCTGCTGTCGATGCCGGCCGCCGCCAGCAGCGCTTCGAGCAGGATCGCGTGGTCCTTGCAGTCGCCGTAGCGGTTGTTCAGCACGGCGGCGGCCGCATGCGGCACCACGCCGCCGGCGCCGGCGTACACGGCCACGTAGCGGATGTTGCGGCGCACCCATTCGGACAGGGCCAGTGCTTGCGCGCGCGGGGTGTCCAGGCCGGCCGTCACTTGCTGCGCCAGGGTGGCGATGGCCGGGGTGGCCGCTGCCTGCGCCTGCGCGCGCGCGTGGTAAGCCCGTGCAAAGGTGGCATAGTTGGGGAAGGTGGACACCGCCAGCCGCTTGCCGTAATCGAGATAGCTGACCGATTCCGCCTCGATGCGCCGGTTCGGTCCGCTGACATATTGCCACTGGTAGACCTGGCGGCCGGGCGCGCTGCTTGCGGGCACCGGCACGAAGCCTGCCGCGTCCGCGTACAGCAGCATCGAGGCCGGCATGTCGTAGATCAGGTGAAATTGCTTGACGGCGTAAAACTGGGACGAGGACAAGTCCTCGAAATGCCCGGGAAACAAGGCGCTCTTGCGCTTGAGGACATAGTGCAGCGCCACCTTGTCGCCCGCCGCGACATCGGAAAACACGACCACTTTCAGGCGCGTATCCTGGAACAGGGGCGCGTCGCCCGATGCCGGTTCCTGCTGGTCCTTGACCTGTTCCGGCGGCACCGGGATGCGCCGGCCGTCCGGTTTGATGGTGGAAGCTTCGACCTCGCTGACTTCGTCGAGGCTGCTGTTGTAGCTGATGTAGTATTGGCTGTGCGCCTGCACCGCGCGCTGCAGGACGATGGTCTTGACGTTGTCGACCGTGAGGCGGTAGCTGCCATCGGTGTCGACCACGAAGTGCTGGATGTATTTGTCGACCACCATCGAGGGATCGGTTCCGGTATCGGTGCCGGTATCGGCGGCGGCGGCGCCGGTGTTGGCAAGAAGGAGGAGGGCGCTCAATACAACGGCGAGGCAAATGGGCATGAAAGGCTCCGGACGAGGCATCAGCGGCCCATGTTACGCAGGCTCCTGCATGCGCATTTGACTTGCCGCAATCGTGCTCGGGTGGCTACCCCCGTGGCTACCCCCGTGGCCATCCACCGAATGCGAAATGAAAACGAGGGAAGTCCATCATGCCACCAGCACCACAATTTACTGCCGAACTGACATTTCATTTTACCGGGCAAGGCCCGGAACGCCTCCACTGCTTCGTGTTTGAGGATGGCTTGCACCGGCGTGTGCCGATGCGGATGGATGGCGTCGACGGTCTCCATACCGTGGGAATGTGGGTGGATAAAGCGCACACATTCGTGTCCGGCGATACCGTCCTGGTCCGGTGCGTCGTCATCGCGCCTGAACTGTTCCACGACGTTGTGCAGCCGGGCGTGCAGTTTGCATTGTGGGACGGCGGCTACTTCGCCTCCGGCGTGGTGCTTGAGCGGCACGAGGCGGGATGGCCAAGCACGGCGTGAAAGTAAATAGTCGGTCAGAAAGCTGTAATGTCAGGAACGAATTGTCGCAGCAAGATAGTTTGCAATGCAGTGCGATTTCACGTGACCCCTCCCTGGATAGACTTGCCGCAAGCGCGTTCTTGTCGCCATAATCACGGCATGCACGCACTTTCCTTCCACGCCGGCCCGCACGCGCTGGCCCACATCGGCCAGCATGGCTTGCGCGCGCGCGACATCGCCGTCGTTCCCGCCGCCGCCGGCGGGCCCAAGGGCCTGATCTTCCAGTCGCTCGACCAATGGCTGTTCGGCGACTGGTTCCCGCAATCCCCGCGCGAGCGCGCCCTGATCGGCGCCTCGATCGGCGCCTGGCGCATGGCCGCCGCTTGCCAGGCCGATCCGGTCGCCGCGCTGGCCCGCCTGGGCGAGCTGTACTGCGGCCAGCGCTACACGGCCAAGCCCTCGCCGCAGGAAATCAACGCCGTCTGCCGCAAGCTCCTGCACGAGCTGGTCGGCGGGCACGAGGCGCAAGTGACCGCTCACCCTCAGCACCGCCTGCATGTGATCGCGGCGCGCGGGCGGCGCGCGCTGGCCGAGCCAGCCCACCGGCGTGCCGAAGCGACCGGCTTTGCCGCCGCCGCGCTGCTCAATCTGGCCTCGCGCGCCAGCTTGGGCCGGGTGGCCGAACGGGTCGTCGTCGGCGATGCGCGCGGCGCACCAAGCTGGATGACACCCGGCTTCGACAGCTTCACCACCCATTTCGCCACCCTCGACAGCACCAACCTGGCCGACGCCCTGCTGGCCTCGGGCACCCTGCCCATGCTGATGCCGCCGGTGCGCACGATTGCCGGCGCTCCGCCGGGCGCCTACTGGGATGGCGGCCTGATCGACTATCACCTGGCGCTGCCGTACTCGAACCTGGCGCCGGGCGAAATCGTGCTCTACCCGCACTTCAGCGAGCACATCGTTCCCGGCTGGCTGGACAAGGCGATGCCGTGGCGGCGCATGGCGCGCGGCGCCCAGCGCGGCTGGCTCGACAACGTGCTGCTTGTCGCCCCGACCGCGCATTTTCTTAGCACCCTCCCGCGCGGCAAGCTGCCCGACCGCAAGGATTTCACTTTCTACGGCCTCGACCATGACGCCCGCATCCGCAATTGGCAGCAGGCGATCGGGCAAGGCCAGCGCCTGCGCGACGAGTTTGTTGCGTTTGTCGACCAACCCGATCTTTCGCGCATCCAGACATTTTGAAGGATGGATGATCCGCAGCTATGCACTACTGACACCGTCAGCCATCGCGGCATTGTTGAAATCAAACGATTTTGTGGAGATATGCCATGAGGAATGCTAAACCGGCGACAGCAAAGCCAGCCAAGGCCGCAAACAAGCCAGCGGCAAAATCCGCAGTACCTGAACGCATGCGGAAAGCCGACGCCTGGCGGCGACGGCGATAGCCGCCCCTGCGCGCCAGGCCGTCAAAGCCGACAAAACGGGCGCGGCCATGAAGAGTGCTTCCACCCGCAAGGTCCCAGCGCGGCCCCACCGCAGCGACGCTTTCGAGGCGGTCCATAGCGCTGCGGCCGCCCTCCATTCAGTCGGCATCATCGACAAGAAAACGATGCGCGAATTTGACGAGAGCTGCTTTACCCCGCCGTCGTTGACTGCGCGCGACGTGCTGCGTATCCGCAATAAGGAGAACCTCAGCCAGGAAGTCCTGGCGCGCTACATGGGCATAACGAAGTCGACCGTGGTCAAATGGGAGTCGGCGTACAATATTCCGAGCCCCATTGCACAACGGTTGTTGAAAGTCATCGACGAACAAGGCATTGACGCGATTGCCGACGCGCCAGGACACCGTCCGGGGCGTGGCTAGGCCGAAAACGCAGGCGGGCGTGCTCGATTCGCTCCGGCGTGCGGGCCCGGGCGTGGCCGTCCCGACTGTCGCCGCGCCCGGGCACGGCACCGCCAAACCCGGTTTTTGCGGCCCCCGGCCCCGTCCAAGGTTACAATATGGGGTTTTGGGGCTTGCCTGTTTGAGCGCCCCTCGTCCATCGAACTAGAAAGTCTTCCCATGAGTCTCCAATGCGGCATCGTCGGCCTGCCTAACGTCGGCAAGTCCACCCTCTTCAACGCGCTGACCAAGGCCGGCATTCCGGCCGAAAACTATCCGTTCTGCACGATCGAGCCGAACGTCGGCGTGGTCGAAGTGCCGGACCCGCGCATGGATGCGCTGGCCGCCATCGTCAAGCCGGAACGCATGGTCAACGCCATCGTCGAATTCGTCGACATCGCCGGCCTGGTCGCCGGCGCGTCGAAGGGCGAGGGCCTGGGCAACCAGTTCCTGTCGCACATCCGCGAAACCGATGCCATCGTCAACGTGGTGCGCTGCTTCGAAGACGACAACGTGATCCACGTGGCCGGCAAGATCAGCCCGCTGGACGATATCGAAGTCATCCAGACCGAGCTGGCGCTGGCCGACATGGGCACCGTCGAAAAAGCCATCCACCGCGAGAACAAGAAAGCCCGTTCCGGCGACAAGGATGCCGCCAAGCTGGTCGCGCTGATGGAACGCATGATGCCCTTCCTGAACGATGCCAAGCCGGTGCGCGCGATGGGCCTGGATGCGGAAGAAATGCTGCTGATCAAGCCACTGTGCCTGATCACCGCCAAGCCGGCCATGTACGTCGCCAACGTGTCCGACACGGGCTTCACCAACAACCCGCTGCTCGACCAGTTGACCGCCTACGCCAAGGCGCAGAACGCGCCGATCGTGGCCATCTGCGCCGCCATCGAATCCGAAATCGCCGACCTCGACGACGCCGACAAGGGTGCTTTCCTGGCCGACATGGGCATGCAAGAGCCAGGCCTCGACCGCCTGATCCGCGCCGCCTACAAGCTGCTCGGCCTGCAAACCTACTTCACCGCCGGCGTGAAGGAAGTGCGCGCCTGGACCATCCACGTGGGCGATACCGCGCCGCAAGCGGCCGGCGTGATCCACACCGACTTCGAACGCGGCTTCATCCGCGCGCAAACCATCGCCTTCGATGATTTTGTCGCCTATAAGGGCGAAGCCGGCGCCAAGGAAGTGGGCAAGATGCGCGCCGAAGGCAAGGAGTACGTGGTCAAGGATGGCGATGTGCTGAACTTCCTGTTCAACGTCTAAGACACTGCGAAAAGGGCGCCGGACAGCGGCGCCGCCACATAACAAGAAACCCCGTGCATCTTTGTGATGGCGGGGTTTTTTGCTTCTACCTTGGCGTGCCGCCGTGAATGGCGGGCCCGAAGGACCATCCGGGTGACACGGCGATAAGCCGCTCATCTGCGATCGACTCGTCCCGTTCACGAACGCAAATCGCCCGCTCCGATGCCAGTGCGGCGCTACTGACGAGCATAGGAAGTCTGCATGCCACGACAAAATCCGTATGGAAATATTGAAATATCGGCACATATTTTCTCGGTCATGACATAATGCTTATCAGTATTTAATGCTTTCCAGCATCTGCAGTATTTCGAAATTTCCCTATAGCACCATTACATGAGCTCCCAAAGGCGGCGAAATAATGATAGGTAGCCGCAACAGATTACGCTGTGATTCCTGGTCCATCCCTCCGATGGCCTTGGCCAATAGCGCGCGGCGAACCGACGCGCAGATCCTTCCCCCTCCGTGAATTTCCTCCCCTGACTCCACCATCGATAGAACACAGCTATGAGCCATTACAATCTCAACGAAGCGAGTTTCGATCTGCACCCGAGCCTGAAAGACCGCACGGTCAACCAATTCATCATCAACGACGACGGTCCGAGCGATTTCTCGTTCGTCATTTCGCGCGCCGAAGACTTCACCGAGACCACGGTGGACGCCTTCGCCCTTCGCCTTGCAAGCGAGCTGCGCAAGGCGTTGCCGAAATTCGAACTGCTCGGCAAGCGCGACCTGACCGTGGACGGCTCGGCAGCGGTGGAATTGCACTACACCTGGCGCAATGGCGATAGCGAGATGCACCAGCGCCAGGTTGCCGTCTTTGTCCAGGCCGCCAGCGCTGACCGCAGCAAGGCATTGCTGTTGACCGGCACTAGTCACGGTGCCTTCAAGGATGAGTGGAATACGGCGTTCGATACCATGCTCGGCAGCATGCACCTGCATGCGCCGGTGCCGGCCGCAGCCCAAGCCGTGCAGGAGTCCTGATTGGGCGCGGCGGCCGGACGTGTCGACGATCCCATCGCGCATAGTCATGCGATGGGCGGATTGATCGCCGGCCTGGTGATCGGCGCGCTGGTCGGCGCCGCCATCATCGCCACCGGTGGCCTGGCGCTGGTGGCGGTGGCCGGGGCGGTGGCCGTCACGGCCGGCGCCGCCGGCGTCGGGGAAGTGGTCGGTTCGATGAATGTGACGGACAAGGTCTTTGGCGCCAACCTGACCGGGGCGGTCAAGACCGGCTCGCTGAACGTCTTTGCGAATGGCAAGCAGGTCGCGCGAGCCCACCTCTCCACCGCCCTTTGCGCCACCCATGGACCGGCTCCCCAGCTGGTCGTGCAAGGCTCGTCCACCGTGTTCGTCAACGGCCAGCCCTTCGCCCGCGTCGGCGACATGATCAGTTGCAGCGCGAAGATCCATGCAGGCTCCCCCAACGTCTTCGTCGGCGGCGCGACGGCCACCACCGATCCCGACCTGATCACGCCGGAGGTGCCGGGCTGGGTGCACACGACCCTGCTGGTGGCGGGATTGGTCAGCGCCACGATACTGGCCGGCCCCCTGGTCGCCCTCGGCGGACTGGTGCTCGGCATGGTGGGCGGCAAGGGCGGTGAATATCTGGGCGGACTGATGTTCGGCGAAGGGTCGGACGGCCAGAAAGCCATGATGCTGGCCGGCAGCATGCTCGGGGGCGCGGCCGGCGCCAAGGGCGGCGCGTGGCTCGGCAACAAATTCATTCCCATGCCCACCACGCCGGCCATGGCCTTCGTCAAGGGCGGCGTACCCGGTGTCGCCAAATTCAACCCCGTCAACGAGCGTCCCAACGGGACGAAGTGCAAGTGCGGCGATCCGATCGACGTCATCACGGGCGACGTCATCCTGGAACAGACCGACTTTGCCTTGCCGGGCGTGCTGCCCATCGTACTGCGGCGCGTGCACACGTCCGGTAATCCGGTCGGGACGGTATTCGGCAAGGCCTGGGCCAGCACCTGGGGGCAATGGATTGAAGTAAGTAATGACGCGGAACTGGTGTTCCATGCCGAGGATGGCGCCTCGATGCGCTTTGCCATGCCAGACATGGGCGCAAGCGTCACGCACCCTGTCTACCAAGGTTTCCGCGTGACCCGGCTCGACGGCCACTTCCTGATTGAGCAACGGCATCAACCCACCTTGCGTTTCGAGCCAAGCGATGCAAGGCACTGGCGTCTGGCGGCCATCACGGACCGCAACGCCAACCGGATTGCGCTGGTCTACACCGGCGCTGTCCTGACCGAAGTGCGCCACAGCGGCGGCACGCGGCTCAAGGTCGAGGCGAGCGAACATGCGATCACCCGCATCAGTCTGCTGCACCCCGAGGGCGGCCAGACCACCTTGACCAGCTACACCTACCATGCCAATGGCGACCTGTCGGGCATCATCAACAGCAGTGGCTTGCCGCTCACCTATGCCTATGACAGCGCCCACCGCCTGATCCGCTGGCAAGACCGCAACGACGTATGGATCGGCTACCGCTATGACGATCAGGGCCGCTGCGAGCAAACCAGTGGCGGTGCCGGCGGCCACATGACCGGCCGCTTCGTCTACGATGACGCGCGCAAGGTCAACACCTACACCAATTCCTTGGGCCACGCCACCGCCTACCACTACAACGATGCCTGGCAGGTCATCAAGGAAGTCGATCCGTGCGGCGGTGTCAGCGAGTTCGAATACGACGCGCACCAGAATCTGGTCGCCGCCATCACACCTGGCGACGCAGTGTTGCGCTGGGCCTATGATGCACGCGGCAATATGGTCGGTCACATTGATGCGGCGAGCAAGGAAACCGTTATCGCCTACGACGGACGTGACCTGCCGGTCGCCGTTACCTCGCCGGATGGCAAGCGCGTTGAACGCGCCTACGACGATTGCGGCAACCTGATCCAGGCTGGCCAGGGCGGCGCGGTAACGCGCTTCGAACACGACGCGTATGGCAATGTGCTGCGCGTCATTAATCCGGCCGGCGCGGTCGCCACCTTCGTGCACGATGCGCGCGGTCTGCTGACCAGCGCCACCGACTGGCTGGGTAATCCGACCCGGCTCACGCGCGACGACTTTGGCCGGGTCACCGCCCGTACCGACCCGCAGCAGCATACCAGCCATTACGTCTATAACGTCGAAGGCAAGCCGCTCGAGATTGCCTTGCCGGACGGCAGCCGCCATCTGGCCCAGTACGATGCCGAAGGCAACTGCATTGCCCGCACCGATGCGCTGGGCAAGGTGACGCAGCACGCCTATTGCGCCTTCGACCGGCTGACGCAGACGATCGAAGCGAACGGCGCCATCACGCGCTACGAATACGATACCGAGTTGCGTTTGAGCGCAGTCATCAATCCGATGGGCGAGCGCTGGGGCTATCTCCGGAACGCAAGCGGACAGGTAATCGCGGAAACGGATTTCGCCGGCCGCACGGTCGAATACGGCGTCAATGCCGACGGTCTGGTGATCGAGAAGCGCACGCCGTCGGGCCAGCATACGCGCTACCTGCGCAACCACGCGGGGCAGTTGCTCGAACAGATCAACAGCGAGGGCAGTACCCGTTACGCCTACGATGCGCTGGGCCGCCTGGCGCGCGCCGTGAACGCCGACAGCGACATCGCCTTCGAGCGCGATGACATGGGCCGCATCGTCAGGGAAACCCAGAATGGCCGCAGCATCGCCAGCGGCTATGACCTGATGGGGCGACGCACCGAGCGCAGCAGTTCGGGCGGGCATAGCAGCGTCTGGGAATTCGACGCCAACAGCCTGCCTGTTGAATTGACCTTGCCCGATGCGCAGACCTTCAGCTTTCTGCACGACAGCCGCGGGCGGGAAACGGGGCGGCGACTGCCTGGCGGCTTGCGCATCGAGCAGGAACACGATCAGCTGAACCGCCTGACCCGGCAATGGACCGGCATCGCGCCGGAGTCGGGCCGGCCGGCGCGCACCGTCCAGGAACGCGCGGTCAACTATGACGGCAATGGCAATCCGAGCAAGCTGGGCGAGCGCAGCCTCGGTGTCATCGACATCGGCTATGACAGCGTTGGCCGCGTGACGCAAGCCCGGCGCGGCGACGGCGAAGAGCAATACGCCTACGATCTGGCGGGTAATCTGATCGACGCGATCAAGCAAAAATCGCTGCTCGGCACCGACGCCAGCAACGCTGATGCGCTGGGTCAACGCGTTCATCAGCGCGGCAAGCTTATGCAAGCAGGCAAGGTCAACTATGAATATGACCTTGAGGGTCGCGTCATCACCCGCACCGAAGGCAAGCGCTGGGGCCGGCAACAGCATTGGCACTATGTCTGGAATAGCGAGAACCGGCTCAAGCGTGTCATCACGCCCGATGGCGACGCCTGGGAATATACCTATGATGCGCTGGGCCGCCGGCTGAGCAAAAAACAGGTGCCGGGCAATGGCTCGGCGCGCTTTATCGAAGTCGCTTACCTGTGGGATGGCCACACGGTCGCCGAGGAACGGCGCTTCAACAGGAAGCCGGATGGCAAAGGCGGTTCAGACGTCATCGAAGAGA
Protein-coding regions in this window:
- the pth gene encoding aminoacyl-tRNA hydrolase; the protein is MPIRLIVGLGNPGPEYEQTRHNAGFWLVDNLANSLPGCRLQRETRFNAFVAKTSVAGHDVFLLEPQTYMNRSGQSVGALARFYKINPDEVLVVHDELDLAPGAVKMKKGGSSGGHNGLKDITAALGTQDYWRLRLGIGHPRTLGSQQPVADFVLHRPRKEEQILIEDAIDKSLRILPLAVEGKFDIATMQLHTV
- a CDS encoding DUF3857 domain-containing protein codes for the protein MPICLAVVLSALLLLANTGAAAADTGTDTGTDPSMVVDKYIQHFVVDTDGSYRLTVDNVKTIVLQRAVQAHSQYYISYNSSLDEVSEVEASTIKPDGRRIPVPPEQVKDQQEPASGDAPLFQDTRLKVVVFSDVAAGDKVALHYVLKRKSALFPGHFEDLSSSQFYAVKQFHLIYDMPASMLLYADAAGFVPVPASSAPGRQVYQWQYVSGPNRRIEAESVSYLDYGKRLAVSTFPNYATFARAYHARAQAQAAATPAIATLAQQVTAGLDTPRAQALALSEWVRRNIRYVAVYAGAGGVVPHAAAAVLNNRYGDCKDHAILLEALLAAAGIDSSAALINSGNAYRLPDAPTLGIFNHVITYIAALDLYLDSTSDAVAAGYLPPAALGKPVLLAKTGKLAQTPSMQPEINRTLARFEVDTSGRGSFKVVRTAGGAIAEPYRQAVRDTTPAERDLFVERTLQALGQHGDGRFDAGLLDGEGDEYRMGFAGVSDNVADLPGPAGVATSFNFWGGLGEEVAGMAQEKTRTQDFICPGIDAADDIAIGFAPGIRIVALPKALSLAGAGLSYQASYARQANTVHVRRSLRFRHAGMICTPADYVRMRPLLERMMRDLKSQVIVKGG
- a CDS encoding patatin-like phospholipase family protein, translated to MHALSFHAGPHALAHIGQHGLRARDIAVVPAAAGGPKGLIFQSLDQWLFGDWFPQSPRERALIGASIGAWRMAAACQADPVAALARLGELYCGQRYTAKPSPQEINAVCRKLLHELVGGHEAQVTAHPQHRLHVIAARGRRALAEPAHRRAEATGFAAAALLNLASRASLGRVAERVVVGDARGAPSWMTPGFDSFTTHFATLDSTNLADALLASGTLPMLMPPVRTIAGAPPGAYWDGGLIDYHLALPYSNLAPGEIVLYPHFSEHIVPGWLDKAMPWRRMARGAQRGWLDNVLLVAPTAHFLSTLPRGKLPDRKDFTFYGLDHDARIRNWQQAIGQGQRLRDEFVAFVDQPDLSRIQTF
- a CDS encoding helix-turn-helix domain-containing protein — its product is MKSASTRKVPARPHRSDAFEAVHSAAAALHSVGIIDKKTMREFDESCFTPPSLTARDVLRIRNKENLSQEVLARYMGITKSTVVKWESAYNIPSPIAQRLLKVIDEQGIDAIADAPGHRPGRG
- the ychF gene encoding redox-regulated ATPase YchF codes for the protein MSLQCGIVGLPNVGKSTLFNALTKAGIPAENYPFCTIEPNVGVVEVPDPRMDALAAIVKPERMVNAIVEFVDIAGLVAGASKGEGLGNQFLSHIRETDAIVNVVRCFEDDNVIHVAGKISPLDDIEVIQTELALADMGTVEKAIHRENKKARSGDKDAAKLVALMERMMPFLNDAKPVRAMGLDAEEMLLIKPLCLITAKPAMYVANVSDTGFTNNPLLDQLTAYAKAQNAPIVAICAAIESEIADLDDADKGAFLADMGMQEPGLDRLIRAAYKLLGLQTYFTAGVKEVRAWTIHVGDTAPQAAGVIHTDFERGFIRAQTIAFDDFVAYKGEAGAKEVGKMRAEGKEYVVKDGDVLNFLFNV
- a CDS encoding DcrB-related protein yields the protein MSHYNLNEASFDLHPSLKDRTVNQFIINDDGPSDFSFVISRAEDFTETTVDAFALRLASELRKALPKFELLGKRDLTVDGSAAVELHYTWRNGDSEMHQRQVAVFVQAASADRSKALLLTGTSHGAFKDEWNTAFDTMLGSMHLHAPVPAAAQAVQES
- a CDS encoding RHS repeat-associated core domain-containing protein, translated to MGAAAGRVDDPIAHSHAMGGLIAGLVIGALVGAAIIATGGLALVAVAGAVAVTAGAAGVGEVVGSMNVTDKVFGANLTGAVKTGSLNVFANGKQVARAHLSTALCATHGPAPQLVVQGSSTVFVNGQPFARVGDMISCSAKIHAGSPNVFVGGATATTDPDLITPEVPGWVHTTLLVAGLVSATILAGPLVALGGLVLGMVGGKGGEYLGGLMFGEGSDGQKAMMLAGSMLGGAAGAKGGAWLGNKFIPMPTTPAMAFVKGGVPGVAKFNPVNERPNGTKCKCGDPIDVITGDVILEQTDFALPGVLPIVLRRVHTSGNPVGTVFGKAWASTWGQWIEVSNDAELVFHAEDGASMRFAMPDMGASVTHPVYQGFRVTRLDGHFLIEQRHQPTLRFEPSDARHWRLAAITDRNANRIALVYTGAVLTEVRHSGGTRLKVEASEHAITRISLLHPEGGQTTLTSYTYHANGDLSGIINSSGLPLTYAYDSAHRLIRWQDRNDVWIGYRYDDQGRCEQTSGGAGGHMTGRFVYDDARKVNTYTNSLGHATAYHYNDAWQVIKEVDPCGGVSEFEYDAHQNLVAAITPGDAVLRWAYDARGNMVGHIDAASKETVIAYDGRDLPVAVTSPDGKRVERAYDDCGNLIQAGQGGAVTRFEHDAYGNVLRVINPAGAVATFVHDARGLLTSATDWLGNPTRLTRDDFGRVTARTDPQQHTSHYVYNVEGKPLEIALPDGSRHLAQYDAEGNCIARTDALGKVTQHAYCAFDRLTQTIEANGAITRYEYDTELRLSAVINPMGERWGYLRNASGQVIAETDFAGRTVEYGVNADGLVIEKRTPSGQHTRYLRNHAGQLLEQINSEGSTRYAYDALGRLARAVNADSDIAFERDDMGRIVRETQNGRSIASGYDLMGRRTERSSSGGHSSVWEFDANSLPVELTLPDAQTFSFLHDSRGRETGRRLPGGLRIEQEHDQLNRLTRQWTGIAPESGRPARTVQERAVNYDGNGNPSKLGERSLGVIDIGYDSVGRVTQARRGDGEEQYAYDLAGNLIDAIKQKSLLGTDASNADALGQRVHQRGKLMQAGKVNYEYDLEGRVITRTEGKRWGRQQHWHYVWNSENRLKRVITPDGDAWEYTYDALGRRLSKKQVPGNGSARFIEVAYLWDGHTVAEERRFNRKPDGKGGSDVIEEICATWDYEPDSFRPLAKTETIRRKGKETTKTYAVVLDHIGTPKELIDADGGIAWQAKSNLWGETEEVTVSKTDCPIRFQGQYYDAESKLAYNWHRYYDASTARYLTPDPLGLAGGPNPYAYVNNPLNSVDPLGLMDSCSDAVPRAKLQEFDPVQEFDAAGNEIYYRTMSEPHFRRLPTEGIIATGETGLSPNVLYSQEYTGVTVKIAVKPGTAAKLQKIALSADSETSKQFPDLPSVAGSYKWTERNATLKLEGTGRPHINNSDGVMNTLIGKGEARRIFNENIVSTEAVSIQKVAPKKRR